The following are encoded in a window of bacterium SCSIO 12643 genomic DNA:
- the recR gene encoding recombination mediator RecR produces the protein MNNIPSKLLQQGVEAFASLPGIGRKTALRLALHMLRQPKDNVHHFANSIVSMRNDIGFCKKCHNISETPICDICGNLKREEHKTICVVEDLRDIIAIENTQQYFGTYHVLGGHISPVDGIGPSDLNIDSLVQRVEQEGIKEVIFALNSTMEGDTTSFFIYRRLMNLDVKTTVIARGIPIGDELEYTDEITLGRSLLHRTPYDNSL, from the coding sequence ATGAACAATATCCCCTCGAAATTATTACAACAAGGTGTTGAAGCGTTTGCTTCACTTCCAGGGATTGGACGAAAAACCGCACTACGTCTAGCATTACATATGCTTAGACAACCTAAAGATAATGTTCATCATTTCGCTAACTCCATTGTAAGCATGCGAAATGACATTGGCTTTTGTAAAAAATGCCATAATATTTCTGAAACACCCATATGTGATATCTGTGGAAATCTAAAACGAGAAGAGCACAAAACTATTTGTGTGGTTGAGGATTTGAGGGACATCATTGCTATTGAAAACACGCAGCAATACTTCGGCACTTATCACGTTTTAGGTGGTCATATATCTCCGGTAGACGGTATTGGCCCCAGTGACTTAAATATTGATTCTTTAGTTCAACGTGTGGAACAGGAAGGTATCAAAGAAGTTATTTTCGCTTTAAATTCAACTATGGAAGGTGATACCACCAGTTTTTTCATTTATAGGAGATTAATGAACCTGGATGTAAAAACTACCGTAATCGCACGAGGTATTCCAATTGGAGATGAATTGGAGTACACGGATGAAATCACATTGGGTCGTTCTTTATTGCACAGAACGCCATATGACAATTCCTTATAG
- a CDS encoding sodium:solute symporter, which yields MSPELIISVIVIYFLVLMAVAHYTSENSNSGFFMGNRQSPWYVVAFGMIGASLSGVTFLSVPGWVAGIKFTYMQMVLGYLLGYAVIITVLLPLYYRLNLTSIYSFLGDRFGVNSYKVGAWFFMISRVIGAAFRLYLVAMVFDLTIFQKLEMDVPFAVIVLITIGLIWLYTSKGGMKTIIWTDTLQTAFMLIAVVVTLWVIADRMDLGLAGMVQTIHDSPYSQMFEFSDWKSSHFFLKDFLAGAFIAVVMTGLDQDMMQKNLTCKTLGESQKNMAWFSSTLVFVNLMFLSLGALLYIFTAHEGIAIPEKGDALFATIATDGHLGIVVALFFVLGLIAAAYSSADSALTALTTSFSVDILEVQKMSEERQIQVRKNVHVAISVVLAIVIIVFKQFNDDSVISELFKLAGFTYGPILGLFAYGIFTKKAIHDKLVVWVAVIAPLVTYVLYKNSAEWFNGYKIGFELLLINGLFTVIGLILISKKN from the coding sequence ATGTCGCCAGAATTAATCATTTCAGTAATAGTCATATACTTTTTGGTATTAATGGCTGTAGCTCATTATACCAGTGAAAATAGTAATTCAGGATTCTTTATGGGGAATCGCCAGTCACCCTGGTATGTGGTCGCTTTTGGCATGATTGGAGCTTCTCTTTCTGGAGTGACATTTCTTTCTGTTCCTGGATGGGTGGCAGGAATTAAGTTTACCTATATGCAGATGGTGTTGGGCTATTTGTTAGGATATGCTGTGATTATTACGGTCTTGTTACCCTTATATTATAGGTTGAATCTAACGTCTATATATTCATTTTTAGGTGATCGGTTTGGAGTCAATTCGTATAAAGTTGGCGCATGGTTTTTTATGATATCCAGAGTGATTGGAGCCGCATTTAGATTGTATTTGGTTGCTATGGTTTTTGATTTAACCATATTTCAAAAGTTGGAAATGGACGTCCCATTTGCAGTTATTGTATTGATTACAATTGGATTGATTTGGTTGTATACTTCCAAAGGTGGAATGAAAACTATTATTTGGACAGATACATTGCAAACGGCTTTTATGTTGATTGCGGTTGTGGTCACATTGTGGGTAATCGCAGATCGAATGGATTTAGGTTTAGCAGGTATGGTGCAGACGATTCACGATAGTCCGTATTCTCAAATGTTCGAATTTTCAGATTGGAAAAGTTCCCATTTCTTTTTGAAAGATTTTCTGGCTGGAGCATTCATTGCGGTAGTAATGACCGGACTGGATCAGGATATGATGCAAAAGAATTTAACTTGTAAGACGTTAGGAGAATCACAAAAAAATATGGCGTGGTTTAGCTCCACCCTGGTCTTTGTGAACTTGATGTTCCTATCTCTAGGGGCATTGTTATACATTTTTACCGCTCATGAAGGAATCGCGATTCCTGAGAAAGGAGATGCATTATTTGCAACCATAGCCACGGATGGGCATTTGGGAATTGTAGTGGCATTATTTTTTGTTTTGGGGTTAATTGCAGCGGCTTATTCCAGTGCGGATTCCGCATTAACTGCTTTAACGACTTCTTTTAGTGTGGATATTTTAGAGGTGCAAAAGATGAGTGAGGAACGACAGATTCAGGTGCGTAAAAATGTTCATGTTGCGATTTCGGTAGTTTTGGCGATTGTTATTATCGTATTCAAACAGTTTAATGACGATAGTGTCATTAGTGAATTGTTTAAACTAGCAGGTTTTACCTACGGACCAATTTTAGGATTGTTTGCATATGGAATTTTTACCAAAAAAGCGATTCATGATAAGCTGGTTGTTTGGGTGGCCGTTATTGCGCCACTAGTGACTTATGTGCTGTATAAAAACTCAGCAGAATGGTTCAACGGATATAAAATCGGATTTGAACTCTTACTGATCAACGGGCTATTCACTGTTATTGGATTAATCCTGATTTCGAAAAAGAATTAA
- a CDS encoding glutaminyl-peptide cyclotransferase: MRSLPAIILVCSIFVFSACGESTPPKSKKVKRPKKLPTPTLKYSVDQKIPHSTNSFTEGFLFYNDQLFESTGSPQNLPSTVSVYGSVDFSTGEIDVHNQLPKKYFGEGITILNDKVYQLTYKSREGFVYDFNSRKQLRTFQIPTREGWGLTTDGESLIMSDGSPDLHFIDPNTLEKTATLRVFDNGRPVNYLNELEYVDGFIYANVYTTDWVIKIDMDNGKVMAKIDLTDLKLEEDRIGDQALETNGIAYHPESKKFYVTGKMWKNIYVINLFNP, from the coding sequence ATGAGATCATTACCAGCCATAATTTTGGTTTGCTCCATATTCGTTTTTTCTGCTTGCGGAGAGTCTACACCTCCTAAAAGTAAAAAGGTAAAACGCCCCAAAAAGCTACCTACTCCAACCTTAAAGTATTCTGTGGATCAGAAAATACCGCATTCTACCAATTCATTTACAGAGGGCTTTCTGTTTTATAATGATCAACTATTTGAAAGCACGGGTTCACCTCAAAATTTACCTTCAACAGTTTCGGTATACGGATCAGTCGATTTTAGTACCGGAGAAATTGACGTTCACAATCAACTTCCTAAAAAGTACTTTGGTGAAGGTATTACCATATTAAACGATAAAGTATATCAGCTCACCTACAAAAGTCGTGAAGGATTTGTTTATGATTTTAATTCCCGTAAACAATTACGTACGTTCCAAATCCCGACACGTGAAGGCTGGGGACTTACTACAGATGGGGAATCTCTGATCATGAGTGACGGCTCCCCTGATTTGCATTTCATAGACCCGAACACATTGGAGAAAACTGCCACTTTAAGAGTATTTGATAATGGTCGTCCGGTAAATTATCTGAATGAATTAGAATACGTGGATGGTTTTATTTATGCCAATGTTTACACAACCGATTGGGTCATTAAAATCGATATGGATAACGGAAAAGTAATGGCTAAAATTGATTTGACTGATCTTAAATTAGAAGAAGATCGAATTGGAGATCAGGCGTTAGAAACTAATGGAATTGCATATCACCCCGAAAGCAAAAAGTTTTATGTCACTGGAAAAATGTGGAAAAACATCTATGTGATCAATCTATTTAATCCTTAA
- a CDS encoding voltage-gated chloride channel family protein, whose translation MAMSKNTIATPQFSIQNFQHYSLFLLKWILIAIVIGLLTGSGSAWLLMALEWVGSYRDAHIWIVALLPIGGLIVGLLYHYYGTDVVKGNNQIIEEFNSPRQIIPFKMAPLVFIGTVITHLFGGSAGREGTAVQVGGAIADQFTKWFHLRDDDRKLLLAMGVSGGFASVFGTPLAGAVFALEVLIVGRMRYEALIPSFLTAIVADYACELWPVHHTHYQISEVPEMIPQTFLYAIIAGVFFGLTSILFSKSIHFFSDNFKRFVVYPPLRPLIGGVVLAVIFLTLDTSRFMGLGVPTISAAFVEPLHSYDFILKLLFTAFTIGAGFKGGEVTPLFFVGATLGNALMWVLPLPMSLLAGMGFVAVFAGATNTPLACILMGIELFGIESGVFVAIACVVAYLFSGHTGIYTSQIIGSPKHKNFEGQKKKTISELNHK comes from the coding sequence ATGGCTATGTCAAAAAATACAATTGCTACACCACAGTTCTCCATTCAAAATTTTCAGCATTATTCTCTGTTCCTACTCAAGTGGATTCTCATTGCTATTGTAATTGGTTTGCTAACAGGGAGTGGCTCAGCCTGGTTGTTAATGGCTTTGGAATGGGTAGGTTCATACCGTGATGCGCATATTTGGATTGTTGCGCTATTGCCAATTGGAGGCCTTATCGTTGGACTTTTATATCATTATTACGGAACGGATGTCGTAAAAGGAAATAACCAAATTATTGAGGAATTTAATAGTCCCAGACAGATTATTCCATTTAAGATGGCGCCATTGGTTTTTATAGGGACGGTGATTACACATTTATTTGGTGGTTCTGCAGGTCGAGAGGGGACTGCCGTTCAAGTTGGAGGCGCTATTGCAGATCAATTTACCAAATGGTTTCATCTTCGTGATGATGATAGAAAGTTGCTGTTGGCAATGGGAGTAAGTGGTGGATTTGCATCTGTATTTGGAACGCCCCTGGCTGGAGCCGTTTTTGCTCTGGAGGTTTTGATTGTAGGAAGGATGCGCTATGAGGCTTTGATTCCTAGTTTTCTTACCGCCATAGTTGCGGATTACGCATGTGAGTTATGGCCAGTTCATCATACACATTATCAAATCAGTGAGGTGCCGGAGATGATTCCTCAAACATTTTTATATGCGATTATAGCAGGAGTGTTTTTTGGACTTACTTCGATTTTGTTTTCCAAGTCGATTCACTTTTTTAGCGATAATTTTAAACGATTTGTGGTATATCCTCCTTTAAGACCGTTAATTGGAGGAGTGGTACTCGCAGTAATATTTTTAACTTTGGATACTTCAAGGTTCATGGGGTTGGGAGTTCCCACAATCTCAGCAGCATTTGTAGAACCTCTTCATTCATATGATTTTATTCTAAAATTATTATTTACTGCGTTTACAATAGGAGCAGGATTTAAAGGAGGAGAGGTAACGCCCTTATTTTTTGTTGGAGCAACGTTAGGAAATGCTTTAATGTGGGTTTTGCCATTGCCTATGTCTTTGTTGGCGGGAATGGGATTTGTTGCGGTCTTTGCCGGTGCAACAAATACTCCTTTAGCATGTATCTTAATGGGGATTGAGTTATTTGGAATTGAGAGTGGGGTATTTGTAGCTATTGCTTGTGTGGTAGCTTATTTGTTTTCCGGACATACCGGAATTTATACTTCACAAATAATAGGAAGTCCAAAGCACAAGAATTTTGAAGGACAGAAGAAAAAGACAATTAGCGAACTAAATCATAAATAA
- a CDS encoding STAS/SEC14 domain-containing protein, whose product MKVYNVIGNILDIEIVSDTVMPDDIKKIESVMEKMLNQYDKISIRITLGRHLEMTLKTQLEVLKAGIQMHQYIHRLAVIGDRNVLKLLTAVDNLVVPWQEKYFHIDDLEQAEIWLKED is encoded by the coding sequence ATGAAAGTATATAACGTAATTGGAAATATCCTGGATATAGAAATTGTATCGGATACCGTAATGCCAGATGATATTAAGAAAATAGAGTCTGTGATGGAGAAGATGTTGAATCAGTATGATAAGATTTCTATCCGAATCACTTTGGGAAGACATTTGGAAATGACGCTTAAAACGCAATTAGAGGTTTTAAAAGCAGGAATCCAAATGCATCAATATATTCATCGTTTAGCAGTAATTGGAGATCGAAATGTGCTGAAGTTACTTACAGCCGTTGATAACCTGGTGGTACCATGGCAAGAAAAGTATTTCCATATTGATGATTTGGAGCAAGCTGAAATATGGCTGAAGGAAGATTAG
- a CDS encoding Lrp/AsnC ligand binding domain-containing protein gives MNFNLDSTDKKILKFLIKDARMKVVDIANFLDVTSAAIHQRIGKIKRKGVIKEFTLRLDEKKLGYNTCAFVGVFIDRNYLYEEVIEKLERIKEVVEVNYTTGRYGLFIKLYALDNQHLMKVLDFQIQQIKGITHTETFISLDEPIRRNISI, from the coding sequence ATGAACTTTAATTTAGATAGTACCGATAAAAAAATCTTAAAATTCCTGATTAAAGATGCCAGAATGAAAGTTGTGGATATAGCCAATTTTCTTGATGTAACGAGTGCTGCAATCCATCAGCGTATCGGAAAAATTAAACGTAAAGGAGTAATTAAAGAATTCACCCTAAGATTAGATGAAAAAAAACTGGGATACAATACATGCGCCTTCGTAGGAGTATTTATTGATCGGAACTATCTGTACGAAGAAGTGATAGAAAAATTGGAACGCATTAAGGAAGTGGTGGAAGTCAATTACACCACAGGTCGTTACGGGCTATTTATCAAACTATACGCTTTAGATAATCAACACCTCATGAAAGTATTGGACTTTCAAATTCAACAAATAAAAGGCATCACCCATACTGAAACTTTTATTTCATTAGACGAACCTATCCGAAGAAATATTTCAATCTAG
- a CDS encoding pyridoxal phosphate-dependent aminotransferase, whose amino-acid sequence MKTKRSGAKYSAIVGIGEELNRLSVQTGKEYLPLNRGVNSVTLLDLNPIIDEIDFNSKEIQLYPANSGMQELKDAINLEYFAGAANSDHIYITNGGMSALDLIISSLDCDTIYAHNFHWGAYRNISISNQVTLDVYPDFDWLSSNIDLLRGNAIIICDPNNPLGTKYDDEKLLEVVQLLTVNDVTVIWDGPYRRLFIDHSDTLYQDLAQNENLIITESFSKSIGLPGQRLGFIYVKDAEFGEELNIKILYTTNGINTFAQLLVTKLFSTTQGQEIINDFKKTTVEGIQKNIQYLKDNDLLVERYYQDATPVGIFVVIKKTYQELLDHRIGSVPLDFFTPNKDEVDNVSRICVSVEHEKFVRFFKVFEREMVM is encoded by the coding sequence ATGAAAACAAAAAGAAGTGGAGCAAAATATTCGGCAATTGTTGGAATTGGAGAAGAGTTAAATCGATTGTCAGTCCAGACCGGTAAAGAATATTTACCGTTAAATCGTGGGGTGAATTCGGTGACCTTATTAGATTTAAATCCCATCATTGATGAAATTGATTTTAATTCGAAAGAGATTCAGTTGTACCCTGCAAATTCAGGAATGCAGGAATTAAAGGATGCGATTAATTTGGAGTATTTTGCAGGTGCTGCGAATTCGGATCATATTTATATCACCAATGGGGGGATGAGCGCGTTAGATTTAATTATTAGTTCATTGGATTGTGATACTATTTACGCGCATAATTTCCATTGGGGAGCATATCGAAATATTTCCATTTCGAATCAAGTAACACTGGACGTATATCCGGATTTTGATTGGTTATCTTCCAACATAGACCTGTTGAGAGGGAATGCAATTATTATTTGTGATCCTAATAATCCATTAGGCACAAAGTATGACGATGAAAAGTTATTAGAAGTAGTTCAGTTGCTTACGGTAAACGATGTTACTGTAATTTGGGATGGACCTTATAGACGGTTATTTATAGATCATTCGGATACGTTGTATCAAGACTTGGCTCAAAATGAGAATCTGATTATTACCGAGAGTTTTTCAAAGTCTATTGGTTTACCGGGACAACGTTTAGGTTTTATTTATGTGAAGGATGCTGAATTTGGCGAAGAACTTAATATTAAAATTCTATACACCACCAATGGGATAAATACTTTCGCACAGTTGTTAGTGACAAAGCTTTTTTCTACAACTCAGGGACAAGAGATCATTAATGACTTTAAGAAAACCACTGTGGAAGGAATTCAAAAAAATATCCAGTATTTAAAGGACAATGATCTATTGGTTGAGCGATACTATCAAGATGCAACACCAGTAGGAATTTTTGTTGTAATTAAGAAAACATATCAGGAATTATTAGATCACAGAATCGGATCAGTTCCTTTAGATTTCTTTACTCCAAATAAAGATGAAGTGGATAATGTATCACGAATCTGTGTGTCGGTGGAACATGAAAAGTTTGTGCGTTTCTTTAAAGTTTTTGAAAGAGAAATGGTCATGTAA
- a CDS encoding lipoyl domain-containing protein has protein sequence MASNNNLFNRFFSKLVKSPAKVSNHYIEYSPETIKHYKKENPHIEFSEIEIPPLNLGEHFKISKWLKSDGDRIQKGDILCDIESDTFSLEFESSIEGFIYFRQKPGVLLAPGKTICIIIHQKTTPNVPIN, from the coding sequence ATGGCTTCTAACAACAACCTTTTTAATCGCTTCTTTTCAAAACTCGTCAAATCGCCAGCTAAGGTTTCCAATCACTATATCGAATATAGTCCCGAAACTATTAAACATTACAAGAAGGAAAATCCACATATTGAATTTTCTGAAATTGAAATCCCACCCCTCAATCTGGGAGAACACTTCAAAATATCCAAATGGTTAAAATCTGACGGAGATCGAATCCAAAAAGGAGATATTCTTTGTGATATCGAATCTGATACATTTTCCTTAGAATTTGAATCTAGTATTGAAGGATTTATATACTTCCGTCAGAAACCAGGAGTGCTACTTGCTCCAGGAAAAACGATTTGTATCATCATCCATCAAAAAACCACTCCAAATGTCCCGATTAATTAA
- a CDS encoding peptide MFS transporter, whose translation MQEGTIFGHPKGLFILFFTELWERFSYYGMRAILVLYLTAETTDKLNPGLGWTSKEALALYGWYGMFVYFMGIFGGAIADNWLGQKKSVLIGGVLIILGQFALAIDSINAFMGGLVLLVCGVGLLKPNISTMVGSLYAAGDERRDAGFTIFYIGINIGAVLAPLIIGYYGETVNWHLGFSLAGFGMILGQIVYVFGGKYLKGVGDLLKHSEEHAHLVNKPLTKIEKDRILVMFISFLIVMVFWAAYEQAGGLMNLYARDKINRVVMGYEIPTSFFQSLHALYVVILGAPMAYFWTQWRKKGKESSSVFKMGVGSIIMSLGFVALMGAAYDVSESALGKAPVYWLFLSYFLHVVAELSLSPVALSFITKLAPAKYASLMMGTYFAITGLGNKVAGLLGEAAQDSGEMAIFTGITVFTFLLGVLILIFVKKLKALAHGAEDVGHTETFVEPE comes from the coding sequence ATGCAAGAAGGAACAATCTTTGGACATCCAAAAGGACTATTTATTTTATTCTTTACCGAGCTTTGGGAGCGTTTTTCATACTATGGAATGCGAGCCATTTTGGTACTTTATCTCACGGCAGAAACTACAGATAAGTTAAACCCGGGTTTAGGCTGGACAAGTAAAGAAGCTTTGGCGCTTTATGGATGGTACGGCATGTTTGTCTATTTTATGGGGATTTTTGGAGGTGCTATTGCCGATAATTGGTTAGGTCAAAAGAAGTCTGTTCTGATTGGAGGTGTTTTGATTATTCTCGGGCAATTTGCTTTAGCCATTGATAGTATTAATGCTTTTATGGGAGGATTGGTGTTACTGGTCTGTGGAGTTGGATTATTAAAACCGAATATTAGCACCATGGTAGGTAGTTTATATGCTGCCGGAGATGAACGGAGGGATGCCGGGTTTACCATATTCTATATCGGAATTAATATTGGAGCGGTATTGGCTCCATTGATTATTGGTTATTATGGAGAAACAGTCAATTGGCATTTAGGATTTTCACTCGCTGGTTTTGGGATGATTTTAGGACAAATTGTTTACGTTTTTGGAGGTAAATATTTGAAGGGAGTAGGAGATTTATTGAAGCATTCTGAGGAACATGCACATTTGGTTAATAAACCATTGACCAAAATTGAAAAGGATAGAATTCTTGTGATGTTCATTTCATTCTTGATTGTTATGGTGTTTTGGGCAGCATACGAACAGGCTGGTGGTCTAATGAATTTGTATGCCAGAGATAAAATCAACCGTGTGGTAATGGGGTATGAAATTCCAACAAGTTTCTTCCAGTCATTACATGCGTTATACGTGGTGATATTGGGTGCGCCAATGGCTTATTTCTGGACGCAGTGGCGTAAAAAAGGCAAAGAATCATCTTCGGTTTTTAAGATGGGAGTGGGTTCTATTATTATGAGTTTAGGTTTTGTGGCTTTGATGGGAGCAGCATATGATGTTTCTGAAAGTGCTTTAGGTAAAGCTCCTGTTTATTGGCTATTCCTTTCATACTTTTTGCATGTAGTAGCAGAGTTAAGTTTATCGCCAGTGGCATTGTCTTTTATCACGAAATTGGCTCCTGCAAAATATGCGAGTTTAATGATGGGCACTTATTTTGCAATTACCGGATTGGGTAACAAAGTAGCTGGTTTGCTGGGAGAAGCGGCTCAGGACTCTGGAGAAATGGCCATTTTTACCGGGATTACGGTATTCACTTTCTTGCTGGGTGTTTTGATTTTAATATTCGTGAAGAAACTTAAAGCGTTGGCTCATGGCGCTGAAGACGTAGGTCATACTGAGACTTTTGTAGAGCCGGAATAA